One bacterium genomic region harbors:
- a CDS encoding NAD-dependent epimerase/dehydratase family protein — protein MRVLLLGGTGCLSGDIAALAAQRSDLELYVLNRGSRPQFVPAATHCLQADIGKPDEVRAQIGDLTFDVVADFLTYGVDALERNLEVFRGRCGQYIFVSSGAVYRTRTDREIITEAHTMVGNTLWSYGRNKILCERRLQAEHEATGLDYTIVRPAFTYNRLRILHPVGPNHQQYSWTIARRILQGRPLLMHDDGTALCTVTHTEDFAKAFVGLCGNPAACGEAYHITSDECYTWNRVAQMVGDALGRPPNLCYVPAHDLGFELGGDFGEKLISFSRNGVYDSSKIRAAVPEFVCTTHFAEGIQRTIQFYYDHPEFQVVDEAFDHKMDEIAEKTHA, from the coding sequence ATGAGAGTCCTGCTGTTGGGCGGCACCGGGTGCCTTAGCGGCGACATCGCCGCGCTGGCGGCGCAGCGCAGCGACCTTGAGCTGTACGTGCTGAACCGGGGCAGCCGCCCGCAGTTCGTCCCTGCCGCGACGCACTGCCTGCAGGCCGACATCGGCAAGCCCGACGAGGTCCGCGCCCAGATCGGGGATCTGACCTTCGACGTGGTGGCGGACTTCCTGACCTATGGCGTGGACGCCCTGGAACGCAATCTGGAGGTCTTCCGCGGGCGCTGCGGCCAGTACATCTTCGTCTCCTCGGGCGCCGTCTACCGCACTCGCACCGACCGCGAGATCATCACCGAAGCACACACGATGGTCGGCAACACGCTGTGGTCATACGGGCGCAACAAGATCCTGTGCGAGCGCCGGTTGCAGGCCGAGCACGAGGCCACCGGCCTGGACTACACCATCGTCCGCCCGGCCTTCACCTACAACAGGCTCCGCATCCTGCACCCCGTGGGGCCGAACCACCAGCAGTACTCCTGGACCATTGCCCGGCGCATCTTGCAGGGCCGGCCCCTGTTGATGCACGATGACGGCACCGCGCTGTGCACCGTGACCCACACCGAGGACTTCGCCAAGGCCTTCGTCGGCCTGTGCGGCAACCCGGCGGCGTGCGGAGAGGCCTACCACATTACCTCCGATGAGTGCTACACTTGGAACCGTGTCGCCCAGATGGTGGGCGACGCGCTGGGCCGCCCGCCGAACCTGTGCTATGTTCCAGCGCATGATCTGGGGTTCGAGCTGGGCGGGGACTTCGGCGAGAAGCTCATCTCCTTCTCGCGCAACGGGGTGTATGACAGCAGCAAGATCCGGGCGGCGGTCCCGGAGTTCGTCTGCACCACCCACTTTGCCGAAGGGATCCAGCGCACGATCCAGTTCTACTATGACCACCCGGAGTTCCAGGTCGTGGATGAGGCCTTCGACCACAAGATGGATGAGATCGCGGAGAAAACCCATGCCTAA
- a CDS encoding Gfo/Idh/MocA family oxidoreductase, whose translation MDKVTWLLIGAGDIASRRVGPALVKTENSELVAVCDLSPERAAAVAAQLGVATVYTDPAVALAECAAEAVYIATPQTTHIELSLAVLAAGKHLLCEKPLGLNGAECLRLLAAARRSDRVTSCSNYRRLSEQVKLTEALLARGEIGELTGGWAIYSTPFYNPAKAHVCQASGLSRIKELGYYLIDIAHNFLGMPSEVVAQGSILHPEVMNDVEEIATVVLKFPGGAMFTILFNCTSPGTRHEFELFGTQGRIYWPAWPPHGNGPVVKLAGAGTQEFPAHTDENWHLPMIEDYVQALLTGRPPVCVLESAVKTEVITDAVFRSLASGRVEPVLWEEPS comes from the coding sequence ATGGACAAGGTGACATGGCTTCTCATCGGGGCCGGTGACATCGCCAGCCGGCGGGTCGGCCCCGCCCTGGTGAAGACTGAGAACTCCGAACTCGTCGCGGTGTGCGACCTGAGCCCGGAGCGCGCCGCCGCCGTGGCCGCGCAGCTCGGCGTCGCGACGGTCTACACCGATCCCGCCGTCGCCCTGGCCGAGTGCGCGGCCGAGGCCGTGTACATCGCGACCCCGCAGACCACGCACATTGAGCTGAGTCTGGCCGTGCTCGCGGCGGGCAAGCACCTGCTGTGCGAGAAGCCGCTGGGGCTCAACGGGGCGGAATGTCTGCGCCTGCTGGCGGCGGCTCGGCGCTCGGACCGCGTGACCAGTTGCTCCAACTACCGCCGCCTGTCCGAGCAGGTGAAGCTGACCGAGGCGCTGCTGGCCCGGGGCGAGATCGGGGAGCTGACCGGTGGCTGGGCCATCTACTCCACCCCGTTCTACAACCCGGCGAAGGCCCATGTCTGCCAGGCGTCGGGCCTCAGCCGCATCAAGGAGCTGGGCTATTATCTGATTGACATCGCCCACAACTTCCTGGGGATGCCGTCGGAGGTCGTGGCGCAGGGCAGCATTCTGCACCCCGAAGTGATGAACGACGTGGAGGAGATCGCCACCGTCGTCCTGAAGTTCCCCGGCGGCGCGATGTTCACGATCCTCTTCAACTGCACATCGCCGGGCACGCGGCATGAGTTCGAGCTGTTCGGCACACAGGGGCGCATCTACTGGCCGGCCTGGCCCCCGCATGGCAATGGGCCGGTCGTCAAGCTCGCCGGCGCCGGGACGCAGGAGTTCCCCGCCCATACGGACGAGAACTGGCACCTGCCGATGATCGAAGACTACGTGCAGGCCCTGCTGACGGGGCGCCCGCCGGTGTGCGTGCTCGAGAGCGCCGTCAAGACGGAAGTCATCACCGACGCCGTCTTCCGCTCGCTGGCGAGCGGCCGCGTGGAACCGGTGCTGTGGGAGGAACCATCATGA